The Stratiformator vulcanicus genome has a segment encoding these proteins:
- the lnt gene encoding apolipoprotein N-acyltransferase encodes MSPADVMEESRDTSNLTPAAGGANANPAASQGRLDPAVRTIIASARKPERPPSLGAWVCGLVCGVLFWASFYPLAIGPLAWFAFTPLVMLIRIPVPTRWMYSALYLTTLAATLVQLQWMRLGDVTMYPAWIALSLYVAVYVPLTVFLCRVARTRLKVPAVIALPVVWVGTEWLQAHAFTGFSWYYLGHSQWQWTTLIQISDLVGGYGVSYVVATGAAVLGLFLPRRLYQSLRLEPPKRSDWPNNSEGSSTSLPPVSLSHRGMATAWLICLVAAACLYGTLRRDPAVFSPGPRVALIQGNFPTSLGPPTVAAGDRFRTYHQLTGLSVPYQPDLIVWPESVMPWPLLEAEENLSLAAITGIVPNIKAEAFRSGEMKEMFENLATQAGAAMMIGVLTGDVTARHGYRTFNSAAFSRPELGLVGRYDKVHRVPFGEFVPMRQWIPGLEQLTPYRGQFGLAKGEGPAKFEYEGHNFTPLICFEDTVPHLANEYVRRENPDVLVNLTNDGWFNESSEQEQHLISALFRTVETRTPLVRAVNTGISAVIDGDGVILEPKVFIDGETLKRTEYRTAYGGFEKDRHAVLVSDVPLDSRTSLYVRGGDWFAMSCAVFASFCLFVRFVPTRSVAI; translated from the coding sequence ATGTCTCCGGCGGATGTAATGGAAGAATCGCGAGATACGTCGAATTTGACTCCCGCAGCCGGGGGGGCGAATGCGAACCCAGCTGCGTCGCAGGGTCGGCTCGATCCGGCCGTGCGAACCATCATCGCATCGGCCCGCAAGCCGGAGCGGCCGCCGTCGCTGGGGGCCTGGGTCTGCGGCCTCGTCTGCGGAGTGCTCTTCTGGGCGAGTTTTTATCCGCTGGCCATCGGTCCGCTCGCCTGGTTCGCGTTCACGCCGCTGGTCATGCTGATTCGGATTCCAGTGCCGACGCGGTGGATGTATTCAGCCCTGTATCTGACCACGCTGGCCGCAACGCTCGTGCAATTGCAGTGGATGCGGCTCGGCGACGTCACGATGTACCCGGCGTGGATTGCGCTTTCGCTCTACGTCGCGGTCTATGTTCCGCTGACGGTGTTCCTGTGCCGGGTGGCGCGGACGCGACTCAAGGTTCCGGCCGTGATTGCACTCCCGGTCGTCTGGGTCGGGACCGAGTGGCTTCAGGCTCACGCCTTCACCGGATTTTCGTGGTACTACCTCGGTCATTCGCAGTGGCAGTGGACGACCTTGATTCAAATCAGCGACTTGGTTGGCGGCTACGGCGTCAGCTATGTGGTCGCGACCGGCGCAGCCGTTCTCGGTCTGTTTCTGCCGCGCCGGCTCTACCAATCGCTCCGACTGGAGCCGCCGAAAAGATCGGACTGGCCGAACAATTCTGAGGGGTCGAGTACCTCGCTGCCACCGGTTTCTTTGTCGCACCGAGGCATGGCGACGGCGTGGCTGATTTGTCTTGTCGCTGCCGCCTGTTTGTATGGAACGCTCCGGCGTGACCCTGCGGTCTTCTCGCCCGGGCCGCGGGTCGCGCTGATCCAAGGAAACTTTCCGACCAGTCTCGGTCCCCCTACGGTTGCTGCGGGGGACCGCTTTCGGACCTACCACCAGCTCACCGGACTCTCGGTGCCTTACCAGCCCGATCTGATCGTCTGGCCCGAATCGGTCATGCCGTGGCCGCTGCTGGAAGCCGAAGAGAACCTCTCTCTGGCCGCGATTACCGGAATCGTTCCGAACATTAAAGCCGAGGCGTTCCGCAGCGGCGAAATGAAAGAGATGTTCGAGAACCTCGCGACGCAGGCGGGAGCCGCCATGATGATCGGTGTGCTCACCGGCGACGTTACTGCCCGGCACGGCTATCGCACATTCAACAGCGCCGCGTTCAGCCGACCGGAACTCGGACTAGTGGGACGTTACGACAAGGTCCACCGGGTGCCGTTCGGTGAATTCGTTCCGATGCGGCAATGGATTCCCGGCTTGGAGCAACTGACGCCCTATCGCGGTCAATTCGGCCTCGCCAAAGGTGAAGGACCAGCGAAGTTCGAATACGAGGGGCACAACTTCACGCCGCTCATCTGTTTCGAAGACACCGTGCCGCATCTGGCAAACGAGTATGTCCGCCGCGAGAATCCCGATGTCCTGGTCAACCTGACGAACGACGGCTGGTTCAATGAATCTTCAGAGCAGGAGCAGCACCTGATCTCGGCGCTGTTTCGCACGGTCGAAACGCGGACTCCGCTGGTTCGCGCCGTCAACACCGGCATCTCCGCCGTGATCGATGGCGACGGGGTCATCTTGGAACCGAAGGTTTTCATTGATGGCGAGACCTTGAAACGGACCGAGTATCGCACGGCCTACGGCGGATTCGAGAAGGATCGACATGCCGTGCTCGTGTCCGATGTCCCGCTCGACAGCCGGACGAGTCTGTATGTGCGCGGCGGAGACTGGTTCGCGATGAGCTGCGCGGTCTTCGCTTCGTTCTGCCTGTTTGTCCGATTCGTCCCGACCCGATCGGTCGCTATTTGA
- a CDS encoding serine/threonine protein kinase, producing MRPDTVSERAKTKSRVGVGHRTVVRSVTRTGSFLRTQLWVWPIIAALTLGLLGLFLRNAIEDTLSKEIGDELVTLVQTDVAAMKLWLNEQERAARSVLEDDTVLRNARELVRLSEAKNTSTADLLQAPQLAELRTEMDPWLHAHNYDGFVVVTDGGRVAASRRDAPVGLTIEQELVDVMRTRMEARGATVLPPFKSRIPLEDEDGTLKSGLPTMFAAAPLNREDGSLAAIFALRIRPEDQFSEILRVARPGESGETYAFDADGLMLSNSRFDPDLRKIALLSFDQDSILNILVRDPGGDMTRGFKPQAQPSEREPTKMVASAVAEGDGYDAVGYRDYRGVRVIGAWVWLPEYDFGIATELDASEAFMALNILRRFFWGMFALLGIAAATIFVFTIFIERANREARSAAIQAKQLGQYALDEKLGEGGMGVVYKAHHAMLQRPTAVKLLHAERTTEEAIARFEREVQITGRLTHPNTIAIYDYGRTPEGVFYYAMELLDGRDCEELVNQAGRLPESRVIYLLRQVCGSLSEAHAVGLIHRDIKPANVFVTVRGGMYDFVKVLDFGLVKAADAGKMSTLTNAGAITGTPLYMPPEMISNPESTDARSDLYMVGAVAYFLLTGRPVVDGGSVIDILRQQAEVVPKKPSQLANREIDSDLEAIVMRCLEKSPADRFQSADELEAALAACRSANQWTRQDAAQWWMENSDEFISPGNLEPPDADEAMAKTMIAVPTESTRQVR from the coding sequence ATGCGACCGGATACCGTCAGCGAACGAGCCAAGACGAAGTCTCGGGTGGGGGTGGGGCATCGGACGGTCGTTCGTTCGGTCACTCGCACCGGATCGTTTCTTCGCACCCAACTGTGGGTCTGGCCGATCATTGCGGCTCTGACGTTGGGTCTACTCGGTCTGTTTTTGCGAAACGCGATCGAAGACACGCTCAGCAAAGAAATCGGCGATGAGCTCGTCACCCTCGTCCAGACCGACGTCGCCGCAATGAAGCTCTGGCTCAACGAGCAGGAGCGAGCTGCGCGGTCGGTCCTCGAGGATGACACCGTGTTGCGGAATGCTCGCGAACTGGTGCGGTTGAGCGAAGCGAAAAACACGTCGACGGCGGACCTGCTGCAGGCGCCGCAGCTTGCGGAACTACGGACCGAAATGGATCCGTGGCTGCACGCGCACAACTATGACGGTTTCGTGGTCGTCACCGACGGTGGCCGCGTTGCTGCATCACGAAGGGATGCGCCGGTCGGCCTCACCATCGAGCAGGAGCTCGTCGACGTCATGCGAACACGGATGGAAGCTCGGGGGGCCACAGTGCTGCCGCCGTTTAAGAGTCGAATTCCGCTTGAAGATGAAGACGGCACGTTAAAGTCGGGGTTGCCGACAATGTTCGCAGCCGCTCCGCTGAACCGGGAAGACGGCTCTCTTGCCGCGATTTTCGCGTTAAGAATTCGCCCGGAGGACCAGTTCTCTGAGATTTTAAGAGTCGCAAGACCGGGAGAGTCCGGCGAGACTTATGCTTTCGATGCCGACGGATTAATGCTCTCGAACAGTCGCTTCGATCCCGACCTGAGAAAAATCGCGCTTCTTTCCTTCGACCAGGACTCGATTCTGAACATTCTGGTTCGCGATCCCGGTGGTGACATGACGCGGGGCTTTAAACCGCAGGCTCAGCCCTCGGAACGCGAACCGACGAAGATGGTGGCCTCGGCGGTCGCCGAAGGTGATGGTTACGATGCCGTCGGATATCGCGACTATCGGGGCGTTCGGGTGATTGGCGCCTGGGTTTGGCTTCCCGAATATGACTTCGGCATTGCCACCGAGTTGGACGCTTCCGAAGCCTTTATGGCCCTCAATATTCTGCGACGGTTTTTTTGGGGGATGTTTGCCCTGCTCGGTATCGCGGCTGCAACGATTTTCGTCTTTACGATCTTTATCGAAAGGGCGAATCGGGAAGCACGCAGCGCTGCAATTCAGGCCAAGCAACTCGGTCAATACGCATTGGACGAAAAATTAGGCGAAGGGGGAATGGGTGTCGTCTATAAAGCGCATCATGCGATGCTGCAGCGACCCACCGCGGTGAAGTTGTTGCATGCCGAACGAACGACCGAGGAGGCGATCGCACGGTTTGAACGAGAAGTTCAAATCACCGGGCGATTGACCCACCCGAATACAATCGCGATTTACGACTACGGGCGGACTCCGGAGGGCGTGTTTTACTATGCGATGGAATTGCTTGACGGTCGTGATTGCGAAGAGCTCGTCAACCAAGCGGGCCGCCTGCCGGAAAGCCGCGTGATCTACCTGCTGCGGCAGGTTTGCGGGTCACTGTCCGAAGCCCATGCCGTCGGATTAATACACCGTGACATTAAGCCCGCCAATGTCTTTGTGACGGTACGCGGCGGAATGTACGACTTCGTCAAGGTACTCGATTTCGGCCTCGTTAAAGCCGCCGATGCCGGCAAGATGTCGACGTTGACTAACGCCGGGGCGATCACGGGGACGCCGCTTTATATGCCGCCCGAGATGATATCGAACCCTGAGTCCACCGATGCTCGCAGTGACCTCTATATGGTCGGAGCGGTGGCTTATTTCCTGTTGACAGGTCGACCGGTGGTCGACGGCGGCAGTGTGATCGACATCCTACGTCAACAAGCCGAAGTGGTCCCGAAAAAGCCATCTCAACTCGCAAATCGCGAGATCGATTCCGACCTCGAAGCGATCGTGATGCGTTGCCTGGAGAAGTCGCCGGCAGACCGATTTCAAAGCGCCGATGAACTGGAGGCGGCCCTTGCGGCCTGTCGATCGGCGAACCAGTGGACCAGGCAGGACGCGGCCCAATGGTGGATGGAGAACTCCGATGAATTCATTTCGCCGGGGAACTTGGAGCCCCCGGACGCCGACGAAGCGATGGCCAAAACCATGATCGCCGTCCCGACAGAATCGACTCGGCAAGTTCGTTAA
- a CDS encoding SDR family oxidoreductase, producing MQRSVLMTGATGLLGRYVLRELLRANVDVAVISRPSEHASAQDRLLELVESLEEEVGRSLSPPTVFDGDLNRPGLGLNESSRQWVETHCDAMLHNAASLQFIATEEGGEPYRSNVEGLRNVIELCRSTQIRKFHHVSTAYVCGERPGPIMECDLDAGQTFRNDYERSKFEAERIIRDASCFDSLTVYRPAIIAGDAQTGYTSSYHGLLSYYKFISVIARSVEPGPDGRRFIPIRVRITGEERRNVVPVDWVANAMVRIFNQPSLHGETYHLAPSEPTTTNHSIGTCLEYFSIDGVEFVGHDADISDWNTYEQAVAENTAIYDAYVTSDPVFDVSNTIAALPDLPCPELDRDMLHRFIEFGESDRWGKRQSRKKRSPKDNAVGVS from the coding sequence ATGCAGCGAAGCGTTTTGATGACCGGGGCGACCGGGTTGCTGGGTCGGTACGTCCTGCGTGAGTTGCTTCGCGCGAATGTCGACGTAGCCGTGATCTCGCGACCGAGCGAACACGCGTCCGCCCAAGATCGCCTGTTGGAACTCGTCGAATCACTCGAGGAGGAAGTCGGCCGATCATTATCGCCTCCGACCGTCTTCGATGGCGATCTGAACCGACCGGGGCTCGGGCTGAACGAGTCGAGTCGCCAATGGGTCGAGACTCATTGCGATGCGATGTTGCACAACGCCGCGAGCCTGCAATTCATCGCGACTGAGGAGGGCGGGGAGCCGTACCGCAGCAACGTCGAGGGGTTGCGGAACGTGATCGAGCTGTGCCGCTCGACTCAAATTCGCAAATTCCATCACGTGTCGACGGCTTACGTCTGCGGAGAGCGACCGGGGCCGATCATGGAATGCGACCTTGATGCCGGCCAGACGTTCCGGAACGACTACGAGCGTTCCAAATTCGAAGCCGAACGAATCATCCGCGATGCCTCATGCTTCGATTCACTCACCGTTTACCGCCCCGCCATCATCGCGGGCGATGCCCAGACCGGCTACACGAGCAGTTATCACGGCCTGCTGAGCTATTATAAATTTATCTCGGTCATTGCCCGCAGCGTCGAGCCGGGGCCAGACGGGCGGCGATTCATCCCGATCCGCGTCCGCATCACCGGCGAAGAACGGCGAAATGTCGTTCCGGTCGATTGGGTCGCGAACGCGATGGTCCGAATTTTTAATCAGCCTTCGCTTCACGGCGAGACCTATCACCTTGCTCCGTCGGAGCCGACGACAACGAATCACTCCATCGGCACGTGCCTAGAGTATTTCTCGATCGACGGCGTCGAGTTTGTCGGTCACGATGCCGACATCTCTGATTGGAATACTTACGAGCAGGCCGTGGCCGAGAACACGGCAATTTATGACGCGTACGTCACCTCCGACCCGGTCTTCGACGTCTCAAATACAATCGCGGCATTGCCCGATCTGCCTTGCCCGGAATTGGATCGCGACATGCTGCACCGGTTCATCGAATTCGGAGAATCGGATCGCTGGGGTAAGCGTCAATCTCGGAAGAAGCGTTCCCCCAAGGACAACGCGGTCGGCGTCTCCTGA
- a CDS encoding STAS domain-containing protein encodes MATRRKRRKIVSEANGVAMLNLGDMDIWDGADLSLLRDTLIRLITREKKRAISVDMTHVKYIPSGFFGMLFDWRERGVQIYLYDPQPRIQQMLWFQHFVQHLKDRTYRIVLEHQQELPEEAQPGYREPEWEPDEDDSQVFRVSR; translated from the coding sequence ATGGCGACACGACGCAAGCGACGAAAAATTGTCAGTGAAGCGAACGGCGTCGCGATGCTGAATCTCGGTGACATGGATATTTGGGATGGCGCGGACCTTTCGCTACTGCGTGATACTCTGATCCGGTTGATCACTCGGGAGAAAAAGCGGGCGATCTCGGTCGATATGACCCACGTGAAGTACATTCCGAGCGGCTTCTTCGGAATGCTCTTCGATTGGCGTGAGCGGGGCGTGCAAATCTATCTCTACGACCCACAGCCACGGATTCAGCAGATGCTCTGGTTTCAGCACTTCGTGCAGCATCTCAAAGACCGTACCTATCGGATCGTGCTCGAACATCAGCAGGAACTACCGGAAGAAGCGCAACCCGGTTACCGCGAGCCGGAATGGGAACCGGATGAGGATGATTCCCAAGTCTTCCGCGTTTCACGGTAA
- a CDS encoding DUF4304 domain-containing protein: MSDLKPVFAAAGPMLKELGFRKFGPTYTREYAESIQVVNFQKSHGGEKFFINIGARPKFLKLHGGVFPDPKKLKEYECCFRSRVDVRDEPGGAGFSYTEDPEWLADLADSLANAIEDELNLVSEYPGLVTRITLKEFKAQDETPILGGTRAINLRLFADIAFELGMLRRAKSFARESLKRCPPRANSLKYDLESLLQSIDSRQAERA; the protein is encoded by the coding sequence ATGAGTGATCTGAAACCGGTATTCGCCGCAGCCGGACCGATGCTGAAGGAGTTAGGCTTCCGAAAGTTTGGTCCCACGTACACGCGTGAGTACGCTGAGTCGATCCAAGTAGTCAACTTTCAGAAGAGTCACGGGGGCGAGAAGTTCTTCATCAACATTGGTGCGAGGCCAAAGTTCTTGAAGCTGCACGGTGGCGTGTTCCCCGACCCGAAAAAGCTGAAGGAATACGAGTGTTGCTTCCGCAGCCGTGTTGACGTTCGCGACGAACCAGGTGGGGCGGGATTTTCGTATACCGAAGACCCGGAATGGCTCGCTGATCTCGCCGATTCGCTCGCGAATGCGATCGAAGATGAACTGAATCTAGTATCAGAGTATCCGGGCCTCGTGACTCGGATTACGCTGAAAGAGTTTAAAGCACAGGACGAAACACCGATCTTGGGGGGCACGCGGGCGATCAATCTGCGATTGTTTGCCGATATAGCCTTCGAGTTAGGAATGTTGCGGAGAGCAAAGTCATTTGCTCGCGAGAGTTTGAAACGATGTCCTCCGAGAGCAAATTCACTGAAGTATGACCTTGAAAGCCTTCTCCAGTCGATCGACTCAAGACAGGCGGAGCGGGCGTGA
- a CDS encoding SRPBCC domain-containing protein: protein MKVVDTRVATKTRENKSMKPAVVNSPSDTQVEVVRGFDAPVDSVWKPFTDADLVRQWMLGPPGWSMPICEMDFRVGGKYENVFRNEADGLEISIAGDFRQIETHRKIVQDEKHLIGDSDDDTNQETVVTITFQEMDRRTTVTTVIEYASTKARDEALATGMGAAMEMGYCRIDELLVG, encoded by the coding sequence ATGAAAGTTGTCGATACCCGCGTAGCCACCAAAACAAGAGAGAACAAGAGCATGAAACCAGCCGTTGTAAACTCCCCTTCTGACACACAGGTTGAGGTTGTTAGAGGCTTCGACGCGCCAGTTGACTCGGTTTGGAAACCTTTCACCGACGCTGACCTGGTTCGTCAATGGATGCTTGGACCGCCGGGTTGGTCGATGCCCATCTGTGAGATGGACTTTCGAGTGGGCGGGAAGTACGAGAACGTATTTCGAAATGAAGCAGACGGTTTGGAGATTTCAATTGCCGGCGACTTTCGTCAAATCGAAACGCATAGAAAGATAGTTCAAGACGAAAAGCACCTGATAGGCGATTCGGACGACGACACAAACCAAGAAACGGTCGTCACCATCACATTTCAGGAGATGGACCGGAGAACGACGGTCACCACGGTGATCGAGTATGCGTCAACAAAGGCACGCGACGAGGCCTTGGCGACTGGAATGGGAGCAGCAATGGAAATGGGGTACTGTCGCATTGATGAGCTCTTAGTTGGCTGA
- a CDS encoding multiheme c-type cytochrome, translating into MWIAPALFALLAGGAVVGSNLPGSTDAKSGGDDNSDIASASFPATKPKPQSVPNTAASLQARIQQAVRTNPRFDSHGWMVLWNETPEVFAEFAGASKPLDDYSNIRPADYKKPAACVDCHPQQFQKWSEHPHAKMNRTASAETIVAEFDGSSIDYQGGTITAYQDGSDRLIRTEKDDVRREYRVTRTIGSRFYQYFVGVLTSGTPIPTLDETPGESTTELVLPVGWQISKRRWLPVYDVFDFMDYDDPEAVNGKPNPFDTYVNFQPKAYYERCGECHTTSPEAYRMLVDTQAGEIGREWYHVSLKEHLADGIEPMFPGISAEAPRVTERDKLPGFIQTLEQSYSADHAVTLGISCEACHFGGREHVDSEGKMPPRFLASAPHVLPVQPHKHDVGRSVGNVNQLCSRCHAAYRNLLPSGGLHKNSGEFRDATHGPCYSAMKCTHCHDPHTATGLEWPKTPAQDDQSCLACHEHYSSDDALVAHTKHPVGSSGSNCMNCHMPKVVEGLEDVVRSHRISSPNDRQVIESGGLNACNLCHLDQSIDWTVAKLGDWYGLRYDEPQIAKNYQSRTAPLSRVWLQHDDYPVRLAAIGAAKRHDAKWLAPDIAANLDTGFLINRQFAQDTLEHLLDVDLHAAGYDFWMTPAERKQTLPAIRRRLAEAVRQDNPSTASED; encoded by the coding sequence ATGTGGATCGCACCCGCATTATTCGCCTTGCTGGCCGGCGGCGCGGTGGTCGGATCGAATCTGCCGGGCAGCACCGACGCGAAATCGGGTGGGGATGACAACTCGGACATCGCATCCGCTTCGTTTCCCGCGACCAAGCCGAAGCCCCAGTCCGTGCCGAACACCGCGGCGAGCCTGCAAGCCCGCATCCAGCAGGCCGTTCGGACAAATCCACGTTTCGACTCCCACGGTTGGATGGTCCTTTGGAACGAGACGCCCGAGGTCTTCGCAGAATTCGCCGGGGCCTCGAAGCCGCTCGACGACTACAGCAATATCCGTCCCGCCGACTACAAGAAGCCGGCGGCGTGCGTCGACTGTCACCCGCAGCAGTTCCAGAAGTGGTCGGAGCATCCGCACGCGAAGATGAACCGCACCGCCTCGGCGGAGACGATCGTCGCCGAGTTCGACGGCTCTTCGATCGACTACCAGGGCGGCACGATCACCGCCTATCAGGACGGCTCCGATCGCCTCATTCGCACTGAGAAGGACGACGTCCGCCGCGAGTATCGCGTCACCCGCACGATCGGCTCCCGGTTCTATCAGTACTTCGTGGGGGTACTCACGTCCGGCACGCCGATCCCGACGCTCGACGAAACCCCTGGCGAAAGCACGACCGAACTCGTCTTGCCGGTCGGCTGGCAAATTTCCAAGAGGCGCTGGCTCCCCGTCTATGACGTGTTCGACTTCATGGACTACGACGACCCAGAAGCGGTCAACGGGAAGCCGAACCCGTTCGACACCTACGTCAATTTTCAGCCGAAGGCCTACTACGAGCGCTGCGGCGAATGCCACACGACGTCGCCCGAGGCGTACCGCATGCTCGTCGATACGCAGGCGGGCGAAATCGGACGCGAGTGGTATCACGTCTCGCTGAAGGAGCATCTCGCCGACGGGATCGAGCCGATGTTCCCCGGCATCTCCGCTGAGGCTCCCCGAGTGACCGAACGGGACAAGCTGCCCGGTTTCATTCAGACGCTGGAACAAAGCTATTCGGCCGATCACGCCGTCACGCTCGGCATCAGCTGCGAGGCGTGCCACTTCGGCGGGCGAGAGCACGTCGATTCGGAAGGCAAGATGCCGCCCCGCTTTCTCGCGTCGGCCCCTCACGTGTTGCCCGTTCAGCCGCACAAGCACGACGTCGGGCGGTCGGTCGGCAACGTCAACCAACTGTGCTCGCGCTGTCACGCCGCCTACCGCAATCTGCTGCCGAGCGGCGGGCTGCACAAGAACTCCGGCGAGTTCCGCGACGCTACGCACGGCCCCTGCTACAGCGCGATGAAATGCACCCACTGCCACGACCCGCATACCGCGACCGGGCTGGAGTGGCCGAAGACGCCCGCTCAGGACGACCAGAGCTGCCTTGCCTGCCACGAGCACTACTCAAGCGACGACGCACTCGTGGCCCACACCAAACACCCGGTCGGCAGCAGCGGTTCGAACTGCATGAACTGCCACATGCCGAAGGTGGTCGAAGGCCTCGAAGACGTCGTCCGCTCCCACCGCATCTCGTCGCCGAACGACCGGCAGGTCATCGAAAGCGGCGGCCTTAACGCCTGCAACCTGTGCCACCTCGACCAATCGATCGACTGGACCGTGGCCAAACTCGGTGACTGGTACGGCTTGCGCTATGACGAGCCGCAGATCGCGAAGAACTACCAAAGCAGGACCGCCCCGCTCAGCCGCGTCTGGCTGCAGCACGACGACTACCCGGTCCGCCTCGCCGCAATCGGGGCGGCCAAGCGTCACGATGCGAAGTGGCTCGCCCCCGACATCGCCGCCAATCTCGACACCGGATTCTTGATCAATCGCCAGTTCGCCCAAGACACGCTCGAACACCTGCTCGACGTCGACCTCCACGCCGCAGGCTACGACTTCTGGATGACCCCGGCGGAGCGCAAGCAAACCCTCCCCGCCATCCGCCGACGCCTCGCCGAAGCAGTCCGGCAAGATAATCCGAGCACCGCCAGCGAGGACTAA